Genomic DNA from Prunus persica cultivar Lovell chromosome G1, Prunus_persica_NCBIv2, whole genome shotgun sequence:
GTTGCATGTTGAGATCTTGAGGTCATAGTTGTTTGCCTTTTAGTTTGGATTTGCTTGCTAGCCTTATTGTTTGAGATCATAGTTGTTGTTGGGAATCTAATTAAATTGCAAATCAGTTATATATTCGATTTAATGTAACAATTTTCACCAATGTCATTATTGAAggcttattttgtttgttgtttacATTTCCATGTACTCCATCTGTTAATTTAATCTTATTgtatcttttgttttgttttgtttttgtttttgtttttttttttgggtgtcaAATTTCCTCTTCACCTCTCACCTTCCTTTCCCTCGTCTGTTTTTTcgtttaattataaaaaataaaaacctgcAACCAGTTGTCCAATTGTTTAGTTGTTGGGCTAGAAAATATGCAATTTTTATAGGTTGAGTTAATCCTATATTCTATATGTAATGGGAAAGTACATTTCTGATTTTACTTTGATTGtcattatgtatttttcgtctGTGTATTtcacccttttaaatattttgattcCCATCATGCTTTGGGTAACTTTCTTCGACTTATgacacaacaaaagaaaaaaagaaaaaggaagagattATTGATTGCGTCTAGTTCTCAACTTTCATTGTTGAATATGACCTTCATCGAAATAATAGCTTACTGGGTCAATGATATTTGGTAAGTAGTTGACACGATTCATGCtagatttttatatttgattatttttatgtACACCCAACACATGCAAATGCAATGCAAACGGCCTTGGATTCTCCCCAAATGGCCATAAATATCAACCACCAATTGTCTACAAAAGACGGTATTATCTGTTAATGTGTTTTGACTTTGGGTGAGCCTAAAGGTTTGTATCTTGTGGAGTTGGTATTATTGTGATCATAAGCTCCACCGACTACCAATGCATCACTCGATTTCTTTTTCACCTTCTTTCGTGGCGTTTTGCGCAGACCAAGTCTTCTCCAGATGATGAGTGATTTTATTTCTAGTTTGCAACATCAGAAAGTATGCAAATGATGATGTGCCCTACAAAATAATCATCCCTAACCTCACCTTCACATCCTCGTGGTCCCTCACACAATCAAGTGCTCTAATATCGTGCATTCGattatatttaattacaaCCCCCGCACACCCACCCCTTCCcccttcccccccccccccccccgctAAACCCAACTCATCTGATTCCTAGGTACGTCTCCAAATGATAATGTATTTCCCATAAAAAACATGTAAATTGTTAAATGGTACAACACTTCCCTAGAATAATATGATCTTCCCGAGATAACAATCAAAACGCTAGTACGGGGAGATGCTATTAAGGATAGTCATTCGTATGTAAGAGCATCCATAATTGACTCTTTAAATCCCCtctttagacaaattttaaggaggaattgtaaaaatacaacttcaatcatgctccctatccacctcctaaaataggaagacctctaggagctcctaaatctgaggagagagaaatgattCCTAGTGActctttataatttaatgctgctttatttaatgagtatttcaaacctttatttaatactaactatttttttattttattttgtaatagcgatggaccaatcaaaaaagagttatagcatttatgactccctaaactagaAAGCATGattgaagtttaaattttatagagagctcataaaataacttttatatatttttagctaaaatttaattaaaaaatagagaacatgattgtggatgctcttcaACCATTGATAAAGTGTGAGATTATACCGTTGCATTTCTCATATGATTCCATGGACTAGCACACTTCTCTATTATGagtttttttggtcaatctcTATTATGAGTTTATGTGCCCACAATCCACTTGTCTTTTGTCAACGTTTCAATTGCAGCACGCACCTCATCGCAATCACAAGAGTCCCTCAAAACCCTTTCCACGATCCCACCACAAATTGTCCATCCCAAAAAAAGGGATTCCAAACCGGATcaaaagaagagaagggaagggaattttaacaaaaagcaAAATTCTAGGGACACCAAACCAGCCAAAAAGCAACATTTTGATACGGCTCTCCTGTATTTCCTACAAACAACTATGCATGCAAAAAAGtttaggttttctttttctcttttatgtaTGTGAAGGCATCACATGGTTTGATGGgatcccatgtttgtttcaacTGCATTGGAAAGTGGGGGAGATTAACAGTTCATTTATCAACGTAACATGTGTACTCTACAGGCAGCGCATCTAATCTTTAGGAACCCTGGGAAATGCTGAACTTGAAGAAGCATTGTCACTCCGAGCATAAGGCTAAAGTAAAAGCATTTATAAAAGTTGAAtggaattttatttctttatttttctgaaaagaaaaagtgcatTGCCGCTTGCGATAAAAGTTTTATAGAACAGGAGCTGCACGGcagtaaagaaaataaaagtccagaagaaagcaaaagccaaaaattCTTTTCGtgctttgaaaaaattaaatagatTCATTGATATATTGCAGAAAGTACATATCACAGTGAATAACTTCATGTAACCTGAGATCTATCACTCCATGGCAAACCCACAGTAACAGAGGAAGCGCCCATATGGGTTTCTgaagaatttggaaatttaCCCTTCTTAGGCCATAGCCAAATTTTGGAAACAGAAAAGCTTTCACCTTTACTTCCactgttaatttttttcccctctGCATCACCATCACAGTGGGAATTCCCATTTTGTCCAGCTCTCCCTTTCACAAGCCTCACACTATCACCACttccagcagcagcagctgctCTTTTGGGCCTTAAAGCCACTTGCAACTCTAAATCAGCAACCACATATTGGTATGATCCCATTGAGTAACATCTCCTTGCATCCAAACTACTACTGCTAGTCTCTCCCTCTGCTCTCTCCACTGCTgctcctccacctccatctCCCTCATCATTTGTGCTTCTGAATTTACCAAGTCTCACAGAAAATACCTTTTTCTCACCACCATTTTCATTATCTGCAGACTTTTGGCCAGTAAGAACTCCGCTTCCTTCATTGCCCAAAGAACCATCTTCTTCCCTTAgatcatcaaaatcaaagactGGGTTTTCAATGGCAATCCCTGGCGTGTACAGGGTCCCTCTACAAAGCGGGCAAGTTGAATTAGACAGTAACCATGTGTCAATGCAATCAATGTGGAAAGCATGACTACATATGGGGAGCAATCTCAACTGGTCCTTTTCAGAAAACTCACACAGACAAACTGGACAATCAAATGGTTCTCTCGCCTTTATCTCTTTATAAAGGAATACAGGAAGAGCGTCTATAAAAGCTTGATCTAAGCCAGAATCATGAAGATGGAAGAGTTGCTGTAATTGTCTCTGATAAACTTCAGACCCAGAGAGTTCCGGGTATCTGTTAGATTCGGATGCTGACGAAGATCTATGCTTTGTGAGAAATCTAACAAGCAAGTGAAGGATACCAGatacaaaaaatataacaGCTAGAATAATTATGATAAAAAGAACTGATGGGCTTATTTTACTACCAGAGGATGATGATGGGTTTGAGTGTCTTTGGTAGTCACTATTGTACGGTAATGGCagtgaaggagaagaagaagaagatgaaagagaagaggaaagcaaACGAGAGCCAGGATAGCTGGTCAGAAAATCATTTCTTTGCCTGGTTTGAGCTTGATTCAAAGACATTTTAGGATAGTGGCACACTAAATTCACCATCAAATTTTAGGACTTTCTTAGAAACCAAACACGCTTTCACCTTTTTGTAAGCTCAAGAAAACAGCTTCCTTGCTTGCATTCAGATCAAACCCAACTCATACTTTGAAGTGAAGAAGCAACAGGCACattatttcttctctctcaacAAACCCAATTGAGATTTAGTCAACAATGtgcaaaaaagaacaaaactttGACCCAGACTTGCAACTTAAACCATGGCTCTAGAAGGCTATTATTGGTACCAGAAACACCACCTCGGTGCTTTCACTTTTGACATGAAACCAAGGTACTGGTGGTATGCAAGAACATAAACAAAGAACTCACTTTAGAGTTGTCCAGTTTGCAGTGTACCTACCTCAACTCTGGAAAATCTGCCATTAATGGAGCCCATTTGTCATGTGCTTGATGAGTCTTGTGTTGGTCTTGGACAGCGTTgcagtgattttttttttttaaaaaaaaaaaaccctaaacaaTATTTGGGCGGTACTCATGTGAGgggtttcaatttctttatattGGAACTGGCTGCATAAATTTTAGTAAAAGTGGGCTGGCAGTTTCAAAAGAGCAAGTCGAAGGGTAAAAAGGTCAATAATAGCGACAGCGGCCTTATACGTGTGCGCAGAGCCAGTTTGGTAGATTGGGCGTGGACATTCTTAGATTTTGCCAATTTTCTCATAGACGTCTTGGGATTTCTTACCAATTTTTGGTGCAAATTTGGGAACTTGGACTTTTGGTACTTCCTTTGTGGGTCCAAAAATAGATGGTTCATtggactttttatttttttttataattaggGGGGAGGGGGTTTCAGTCCATTGGACTTTTGGTTGTCTTTTTACAATTGGGTCCAAAAAATACTTGCAATGGGGTTCAAAGCCCATTTACTGACTCCCTTCAaagattatgaatttttttttttttttaatacaagttaAAACTGTTGATTTGCAAGTCAAGTCAAGTTACGATCGCTGATTGCAAGTCAAGATCTTTTgctaaaaaatttacaaatcaAATCAGTGCTTATTGTAGAAGAAGATATCAAAATAAGTCAATAATAAAATCAGGGCCTATTGACAATAATTGTCCTCCCATCTCCAAAACATAAGGGATATGAACAACAACCAGCCGGCTGTTGCAGACTCTTCAATTTGTCCTGTTAAGATTTTCATGATATAAATAGGAGTGGTGGTAGACTGGGAGTCAAAGGTTCCCTTGATAATCCAATAGGGTCCATCCTCTTCAACTAACACTAAATTGTTTCTGCATGCCATCACATATTAATGAATTTCACCTTCATTTGCAGCAGGGAATCTCCCCCTTTTACTATGTTCTGTGCTAAACcctaaagggaaaaaaaaaaaactatataacAAATTCCATGCATATTACATCAAATTTGCATGTTTAAGCCCGTTCGATaactatttcaattttaatttttagttttcaatttttgtgctagagtatagagaaaaaagagggagaatggaaatgagaatgagaatgGCAATATAATTGAGAGGATGATagggaggagtaacaaaagtgaaacaaaaactaaaaactgaaatctatttaaaattattttcacttttgttacttctcccctctcatcctctctctcaatctcatcctcactcccattctcactctcattttcctctatactctagcacaaaaaatgaaaactaaaaattaaaattggaatGATTATCAAATGGGCCCTTAAATCTCATATCTTGGACAATTATCAttaatgtttcttttcttgatttttttttttataaacaataGCGATAAACTACTCTATATCTAAATTCTAATGTATGGAGGGAGGTTCGAGCCTTGACCAATTGACTTAAGCCACATATGCTTCCCGAATTAATCATGCAGAAAAGCCCCTTGAGTTGAGATGGTATTTGATTTCTAAGTGGAAGATGAAGTTGCCTGCTATACATATCTGAAAACGAAAGAATGAAGTCTCTCagtacataatatatatatatggctgGAAATGAAGCTGGTAGGTAGGCCATGGGATGCACGTTGTTTGGTCTGACATAAGTATGTTTTTGGCCAAACATATGTTAACTGCTACATACCACGATATGGTGGCTTAAATTGAGAGATTCTCTCCTCCTTTCAGTTTACGTGACAAACGAAGGACTATAGTTGTCCTTCCCTTTGTGTCCATCTGCAGGTGGTCTCTCAGATCTGAATTAATTTTCCTCCACTTTTTGTTTGGAGTTTATAGGGTCGGAAATAAGTTATCTCAATTCACACGTAtattagaataatttaaaatatcgctttgtgaaaagaaaagaaaagataaaaacagTTGAGATAGATGAATCTAGGTTTTGGAAAAATTAATTGGTGAAGGGATTGTGGCGGATATTACAACCAACAATGAGATGCTAACTTCCCAACTGCTTTCTTGCATGAGAATGAGATCCACCATAAATATAAACTATAAATGTATGTTGGGTTCGTTTACTTTCTAAGTGACTTGTTGACTGGGGAACAAAAATTAGCCTCAAAATCTTtcaatcttttcattttgttttgttctgaTTTGGGCCctccatatattatattttccagGTTACCCCAAATCAGTAAAATGGAAACTTGTAAACTATAATTTTGGGATTAATTGAGCACCGAAGTAGTGGATGAACAGAAACTTCATTTATAACTCAAAAAGCCCGAATTCCAATATAAAAAACCGCAGAACTTACATGTAATAATTTTGTGCAATATGATGCCTCCTGAATTTGTTGTTAGCTTATAGCTAGCCAAAGAGAAGGCAAGAGTAATATATTTATGAGAATTCTAGCTCTCCTTCATGGATTAGGTTCCTAAATTCAGTTATTGAGCACTgcagaaatgagagagagagagagagtcatatatatatatatcatgatGAATATTATAGAGAGAGATGCCCGGGAAAAACTAAGAGAAAGAAACATACAATATGTTATCATCATTATATAACATAATTAAGTAGGTAAGATCGAAATGCAGGCATCACAAGTAGTAGACTGTAGACTCCTCATCTCGTAGCTAAGATAGCTTGTAAATCTTGGAAAGCGCTTGCAAAACGTTAACTTGCAACCTCAACTGAAGTATATAGTCGGCGGTTTGAAGAAAAAGCCGGTCTGCCTTCAACCCTCTCCCTCCTGGAATCAACATTTGCAGCTTCTTCACCTTCACTTGCACCGTTGACTTGCGGCCGCCACGACCACCCACCTGCCTCTGCCTGTGCCTCTGCCTCCTcgtcatcttcatcttcatcttcatcttcatcttcatctcagAAGAAGAATGCCCTTTCAACCCATTATAATTACTCATAAAATTATTCATTATGGGTAGTCTAAGCTGAGTTATATCTAGCTAGTCGAAATAAATGAGAAGGAGATTTGTGGTGTTTGTGAATAATATTGTTGTAAATATTTGGTTATAAAAATGAGAGATGGTGGAGGATGAGAAGAGGAGggctatctatatatataacgcTCTCTATGCTATAAATGCTGCTTCTAGGCTCTAGCACTGGCTTATGGAGTGTTTAGGGGTTCAGTTCAATTCAATACGACGGGGCCATGTGAGCCGAGCCATTCATGTTTTGTATGTTCGTATAATTCGGCTTTTTTGGCACTTACGGGTCGGGTCACGCAACCCGcctttgaattttctctcaCCAGCACCATTCTTTTGTTGTCGTTTTGCCTATGGCCTCTGGGCCCCACTTTTCAAAGACCCACGCACCTGTCTGACAGCTCGCTCCCTCCTCCTTCATATCATTCTCCTCTCGCACACGCTTACAACCGTATCTGTCCCTCCTAATCCCCGAATCCCGACAGTTGCCCTCCCCACACCTGTTCGGATCTGATCATCCACgtctccttttttttgggcaaACCCATATCCGACGGCTGATAATCTACCACAGTATTTCGATATCACACGGGCCCCACTGCAGGAATTTAAAGGTGTTGTCCAACTAGGCTCCAGGAGAGATCTTAGCTGCACCTGCACTCGCACTCACACTCACGGTGTTAATATGTGATGCGATCAAATCTTAGTGGAAGGGGCCCACTTCATACAACTTGGGAGGGAGGTAGGTTTAATTTAAGCGTTGGATGTAATTTGGTAATAAATTTGCTTTAAGGTAAGATAAATTAGTACAATAatgaaattttatataaaaataaattgctggctGGCAAAGACggtttgaattgaaatgtaaCCAATTGGAATGGATAATTTCCCCCATAATTTTATATCATGTAACGTGGTTGGCCATGGATCTTCTTGTTTTCCAAATAGATTATGGTAGATAAGGAAaccatatttttcttctttaggtAGGTAATGATGATTGAAATCAGCTATCAATGGCAGCAAGCAAGATATTATGGGCACGATCGTTTGCCAACTTGTCCAATGTTCCTAATAATGGGAGTAGAATAATTTTATTGCaattgcattaataatttttcggaaataatttgatatgaaAAATCCGAAGATTATTATTATACGAAATTGTTGTTTAACGATTTAATAATATAGCATGTTAAATATCTAGTGACGATAATTCTTGTTATGTATATcactatattttttataattctgCACCTGCATGACacgtacatatataatattaatatgtgtttCTTGTTGTTATCAATAAATTTAGGTGAGCCCGTAAGGATTGCATAAAACCAAATTTGGATGAAAAGATGAAGTGACACACAAGCTGCTTTTGCTTCGGCGGGCTTATGTATATATGAGCTAGCGGTCCCCTTACATAATACATATGCCGACTCAGAAAATTCCAGGGCCATGTGAGGGTATGATGAGGACAAAAATGACATCTCCACGTACCTTCACATACATTAATGCAAAATTAAGGCATATGGTGTTTTGTGATCATATATTATATGCACGTACGTTAAGATTTTTGATCAGATATATGTTATGTTACGTGTGGTGTGGCTCGTCGGTTGAGTTAATGCACACAAGTTGGGTTGAAGAAAATGATGGGATCGATGGACGAAAATCATATGCATTGTCGCAGATAGAATAGAACCCAATAATTTAACATATGCATGCTTGCTTGCTGGCAATCGGGTTTTATATACCGAATCAAATGTTCGAAAAatagaatttcttttttgtttttcttgatttttaatCTAAATCGATCGATCGATCGACAGATATGGTTTATAGACATGGATTGGGTTTGAAGGAGAGGTTGAAACATAGCAAAAGTGACAATGACGGAGTTATTTACAGAGGTTGAGGCGCCATGGCAACCTCAAGTGTACAGTTAGCTCAG
This window encodes:
- the LOC18791701 gene encoding RING-H2 finger protein ATL46 — its product is MVNLVCHYPKMSLNQAQTRQRNDFLTSYPGSRLLSSSLSSSSSSPSLPLPYNSDYQRHSNPSSSSGSKISPSVLFIIIILAVIFFVSGILHLLVRFLTKHRSSSASESNRYPELSGSEVYQRQLQQLFHLHDSGLDQAFIDALPVFLYKEIKAREPFDCPVCLCEFSEKDQLRLLPICSHAFHIDCIDTWLLSNSTCPLCRGTLYTPGIAIENPVFDFDDLREEDGSLGNEGSGVLTGQKSADNENGGEKKVFSVRLGKFRSTNDEGDGGGGAAVERAEGETSSSSLDARRCYSMGSYQYVVADLELQVALRPKRAAAAAGSGDSVRLVKGRAGQNGNSHCDGDAEGKKINSGSKGESFSVSKIWLWPKKGKFPNSSETHMGASSVTVGLPWSDRSQVT
- the LOC18791407 gene encoding uncharacterized protein LOC18791407, producing MNNFMSNYNGLKGHSSSEMKMKMKMKMKMTRRQRHRQRQVGGRGGRKSTVQVKVKKLQMLIPGGRGLKADRLFLQTADYILQLRLQVNVLQALSKIYKLS